tgaccacgtttcatgcACTTCAAATGGAcgaaagtgttaacaagctttacctttgatttgaccgggtgaccaagTATTTTATCCataagacccagtttcaaacttggcttaggaatcatcaagataaacattctgacaaagtttcatgaagatagggtcataaatgtggcctcaagagtgttatcaagctttttctttgatttgaccgagtgacctagtctGTGATCTtatatgacccaatttcgaacttgtcATAAAAATTAGTAAGATCAACATTCgcaacaagtttcatgaagatatggtcataaatatggcctctaggttgttaataagcttttccattgatttgacctgatgacctagtttttgacccaacatgaaccagtttcgattcatgcctagaaatcatcaagataatcattttgtacaagtttgtatcaaatcaaagtataaatgaaacctttaaggctgaaagggccaaagtagaaaattttgcccctttcagggacaTTAACCTTAggacccataatggaatctatcAGGTTTCGaatggaaccgagatcttattgtgacttaagttgtgtgtaagtatCGTTACAATCAAATATATGATGTCACTTCTATCGTCTTCAAAAGGtaataattaacaaattttggctctttcaggggtcagtcaggggccataacttcagaACCCCTGATTGGATCTGGCAGATTCATcgtggaatccaagatttattgttgttgaagatattttgcatgcaaGGTCGTATCAAATCAAAcgataaatgaagtctctatgtaGCCGCAAtagcaaaaatagcaaattttggccctttaaggggccataactcttgaaccccattatgggttctgaccagttttcgaaatgaaccgaaatattataccaatacaagttatgtgcaggactgattaaagctgattgcaaaatgtggtctctatcgtgttcacaaggaaaaaTAGCCAATCTCGGCCTTTTAAGGGACCATatgggaccataactctggaacccatggtgagATCTGGTCAGTTTACGAAAGGagacgagatattatgccaatacaagttgtgtgcaagtttgattaaaggtgattgcaaaatgtggtctctatcatgttcacaagccaaaaatagcaaatcttggccctttaaggggccataactctcgaacccatgatgggatctggccagatttcgaaaggaatcgagatattatgccaatacaagttatgtgcaagtttgataaaaaattgattgcaaaatatggtctctatcgtgttcacaagaaattgtgggcggacggacggacgactgacgaatGGTGAtcacgtgacaggtgagctaaaaaaacccacaaaaaaacaacaaaacaatcacCAACTGACATTAAAAGAACACACCTATTCATATGAAATTGTTATGATGTTTAGTTACGTTTTTAGCAATAAACCGTGACACTATAGTGACATCCTCGCAGATTAATGTTTGTTATGTAGTGCTAAGGCTTGTTATTGCTTACTGAAAGAACTATCAATTTAACGTATGTAAAAGGGGTATCTCTATAGTAATTTTCTCGTTTTTAAGGTATTTCAGACAAAACTCATTAGCACTAATATTTTTCACATAGCCATTTGACTATGTATCCTTTTGTTCTGAAGCAACAGTTTTATGGTACAAGTTTTAGTATTTAGTTGGGTTTACCTTTCGCACTGAATTAGCATCCAAATGATGTAAAACAGGCTCCATTTGTCTTTTGATAGTTGTTGTAATTCTTCGTTTAGATCTAGTTTTTAGATAATATGTAGACAAGTTTGTGCTTTTTATATGTCTCTGTTTTAGCAACGTAGGAGCTGTAAGTTGTGTTCGTGTATTATTATATGCAAATAATGCAGTGCTAGACCATAtaaaagataaaccatttatatAAAGTACTTGTCTAATTTTGAGTCTCATTTTTCGTTAGGTTTTGTATTTGATCCTTTCCCATGCATCATTAAAAATGTTGTTAGATAGCTATCCATatacacaatctgactaaagtacatatcctataacgctacgcataggatctgagaacgacctattcattgcctcgttctgacgaccctttcgctaaccaatcagagcctaacttacaacatcttgcaaatctacctgtagccttgacttttgatatttacaattcttatatcataatatatcagatagccggttagctcagtcggtaggccacttgctttgtaagagAAGGGTCCCGGGTTCCAGCCCTGGaatgattgcacatttttcttactctttgacattcgaacaagtcgtctgattggatgaaataaaaatagcaatactggaaatccaaaatatacagaagacgaatgtgaatgggtcgttttcagatcttcgtttagaaaatcaagtacttaagtcagttTGTCCATATACACAATCTATGTTGTTTATGTCTGAGATTATTAGCTGTTTTACTCAATCCTAGGTCAAGTCAGGCATTCCAATGACGATTTACCTTGAACAGAATAGATAGCAAAACAAAGTCGGTGAGTCACAATGATAACAtattcacagtgtatagactctctgtactcCTAAACGGAAGTCGACAAAACTAGGCGTTCAAAAATCAATACACAAATTTTGCTGTCGCGGATGACTtagattttctttgtttatttcattactatcctataaagtaagtgtatttgtTAGTTTACGTATTGTCAAAGAGCTACTGTTTACTTAGATACAAAACACGCCTGATAAAAATCATTATATACTGAATTTCAAGTCAAATAACTTGCTGATacttgttcgattttgtaatgaaactattaattctttgaaatacctgtatcttgagcttttgcaaagaattgaaacctttgctacttcgtagaCAAATGTCTTacgcatcgataaatactagcatAATTCTATGGTAAAGAATACGTTTTtagaaaaatgtgtttttctgagacatgTATGCCgatttacactgtcccactattcgatacattactggcccaTTAATCGAAATTTTTAAAATCCGGACTGTACGCTTAGTCAAAAAATTTTACGCctatttaaaacttcttttcatttatatacatatgtttcaatgtttttactttgttttatgacaaccaacatttaaaagataatagttataatttctttcgttttcagAACAGTCATGGACCAACTGCAGTTTCGATTCCAGTTTCGTATACTGCGCGACcgatttaatttgataaatgcgtactaataaactcCCGCATATAATAGTGTTTGAAGTCTGTTTTGTAATAATGATTAAAGATTTGGGAAcattaaagggcaaggaatgcctgacaataagttgaatatatatatatatattaaaagttactcctggacaagtatataataaataaaaaagaaaaacatccaatgggtttcctctatctgtatttctgtccacctaccggtttcatatcataatcatcagggcagacataaaAAAATTTGTAGTTGCTACGCAACgtcacatgtgtacacatgtgtgcgcaacgttattttatgacgtcatcaatatttgtttagttttggcttaaatatatcaaaaaagtaacgttCTTTAGAcaacctagctgaaacattattattatgaaatttataaaaaggaaaaattaaatactGTGGGTCAGTTTTAGAGCGAAAATGCTCGAGTCTTTCAAAACGCTGAAAAGAACTTTTTAAATCGGACCACTATTAAATAAGATTTAGCAGTctgaaatgtaagaaaatggctgaccatggaggcagccatttagtgtgtttatgacgtcatttacacactgttgaattctttatttagcaaataaactttttaaataaataaatttcttgtgtttcttgagtgaaagatgtaaaacatggtaatttcttttattataacttaaataagtatagaaattattttcagaaataagtaaatacagttcaaatatgtatctagaaattcaATAAAACTGTCATGGTTTTTCGTCgacatggaaacaaaatggccgacaTTTTCATCAAAAATTCAAATGCATATAACTTTCTTATCTTTttgccgattttgaaaattcttttacttctttaaatgatttaagaattcCTAGCAGATAGTTAAAGACactaaagacacatctgacagttttctaaatgtatataggcaaaaatattCCTGgcgacagaatttctttaaactttgtgtactgactgagaatcaagtttaaaacggaaatatgtattaaaaatcataggtaccggtgcttgatcttgaattatctgtccttgaaaatagatttttcagtattttcaaactttcaagggcagacaatttatgaccaaggctgggtacctatgatttactttattttgtatttctgtttttgatttgattctccgTCAGCaaacaaagttttaagaagaatttctgtctgtaagaaaattttgccccatgtcaatatagacactaTGGCAAATGTCCTTGACTACAAACATGACGAAATTATACCTCAAAGTCTTGTTCTTTtccatggaccgaatttctttaaactttatataatgaatgcaaatgatgactgaaatagaaatatacatgtaaattaaaatgcacaCTTTCCTTGAtttaatcttgaattatctgcctttgaaaattggattttttaaagtattttctgattttcaagggcagacaattcaaGATTaagcaccggtacctatgatttttaatacataattccgtttcaaacttgattctcagtcagtacacaaagtttaaatttTGTCGCTACCAGACAAAGAACTTTCGACACATCCGTTTTTACATTTTCTggcatgatttaacgtattttgtcattaggaatgataaaTTGgcaattttgcatcattttgcgaaaattaaatgtccccaccccctattttcctatttcaCGTGGTCTCCACCATCCGAACAACCCCTTGATTGACGAAATGCATAACTGGTGGGCCAACTATACGCTACATGTATGTgggttaataatgataaaaatgatgtttttaccgTACAAGAACCCTGTAAATGGtgctataattttaaaaaaatcggatgcgtgtatattgacttttatacttttatgtgtcctcatcgtaacatttttgagctgttGTACCAccaggtagcgttttaagtccccagaaagtttagaatatcgaagaagaggttctaaactatgtgAAACTGCACAGATTTATGGGTTcgttcgaaatttaattttggcagatttcccttaaggtagcagggtacaattttgcctcacaggatcacTTTTGACTCTGCActcggcacgggaaccctcttcgACTAAATTTTCTATCGACTCCGGCACCCTCAACTTTTGATATGGTATTCTTTTTCTAAGGGAAATAAATCGTGGTGTTTTACTTcccttaatatgcttttaaattgaagataaatcagcaatttcacataacatgcgtatttaaatttaattatcaaATTAACCTGTACCTTAGTGATACTCAAGTAACTTTTAAActagaatttgtataatttgatttgatacaaagagggaCCATTCATGCATAGCTATtcttttttctcagaaaacattataattgtgtATATGGCttatggacccatactgtatcctaggtacgtagCGGAAATAtcgatatttttccatacactgacgcctgaatttcatattggaTGCGTAACGTAACTGAATATGTGTCGTGGcataaattcttttatttagttcagtatcgtaaatcttattcagactattgaacaaatttataatagttacattacattgtatgcgtatgtaataaaaagtttatcatctttgcATAGGTAAactggttctacccaagtgcccgctcgtgatgaaataatgcacggaggggcacctggggtcttcctccaccactaaagctggaaagtcgccatatgacctatcatgtgtcagtgcgacgttaaatccaaaagaaatcggtaaatatgcactcgtttttagcggaagaatattgcgtcCTTAAAGTCGTGCAATTTATTTCCGCTGCAATACTCGTACATAGCCTTTAACTGTTGTGGTGCTTTTAAATACGAACACCATCTCTTAACTCTTacactgaagttaaattgagagggcgcCAGTGGCGATAGaaaaattaattgtgtttgagaATCGAAAGtaaattgtttttgaagaaatatgatgaaaataaccacatattgtgtatttacaaataagatgggatcaacggtTTCACATCTAAGGTATTAGATACTTtctatattcaaggaaagtcgtcCTGTgtgcgaacagagagggatccatTTTCTTATTTACCACACAGAGGGATCCGATGCATATACACAGTGAATCAGTCATTCctagtgtttttaattttatcgATGAAAAGGTCACTACACTTCTGTGCAAGTTCATTTGAACATACACTGAACAAACGGAAGTTATCTTGACTGACTATCTCCTGGCAGATTTTTTGGTAATCTTGGCCAAGATTTTGTGGTCAGGTACCCATTCTTTACCTTATCAGAGAAGTTGTCTGTATGGGTCTGAATAATACCAGTACTAAATACCAGATCCAGTTTTTGATCGATGAATATGAACAGGTACGAATACCGATCGATTAAGTTTAAATAATGCTTATTGTGCTTATTGAATAGATTGATTTAGCAAAATGATAAACCGGCTGATTTCTTGTATAGGTAAATAGTAAACTTCAGATAGAATTGTTTTGTGCTTTTTACATAGATAATGTTAGGCAGTGTGGATAATTATTCCTGTTACAAACTTTCATTTTCTGTTATTAAATATGTGCATTGCTGAGTGGACAAAAGCATAATAAAATGTAGGTATATCTaagttatttttaataattaaattattttaccttAGAATTAAGCATAAGGTTGATTTGTCAAtttagattatgaaaaacaaagatGCATATTTTCTTGGCTAAAGAACAACTAATTGGTTTTGTAGCATTTTATTTTGCAAGCACATTTGGTGTTATCAGAATTCAACATGATCAGCagtaaaatttaatcagaatatGTTTCCAGTTTACAGCGATTTGGCATGTTTTATATAAGGTTGACAGTCGGTTATATTATTGAAGAGGTTTTATCTTTTTGATGTATATTCGACAGGAAAATAATCTGTTAAAAGTGTAATATTTTGATTCTCAAATAAAGAATATCTAGCATATTTAAtctgcatgaaaataaaaagctaAAAGTCGTTATGCGTTTCCTTTTCAAAAGAAATGTCGTGCAACAGAATTATTGTTAGTTGTTATGTGGGGCGTTCGAAAAGGAATACAACCCGTATTTTCCACATTATGTTcatatttacataataatatgttATATATTCTTAAAAAGTCACGTATTGGTGGACTTTGAAATTTCAACAACTGTAAGGTTTTGTATGCTTTTTAAGTGGTTTTATCAAcgtctttttttttagaaacatcTTTCGTTATTTGAAAATGTTGATTTTGGTTGTTTATTACATTATTTactgtataaattttatttacgtATCTTAACCTGAACTTCACTACCTACTGACTTCAATATACAAAGTATTTCTAAACATCGAACACTATCAGTAGTTTTCAGCTCAAAACATGCAATTATTACTGCTTTTAAAACATAACAGAATCTGTAGCAGAAATATATTAATGCTTTATCAAATAGCATTGCGATACACTAGACATGACTTTATATGTATTTGTTGAAGCATGCGGGatatttacagtaaaaatgaTTAGAGtctatatatgtatatcaaatgACTGTGTCAAACACCATATTGCTTGTTTAGTACTATTTGATAAAATGGCATTTTagtttgtttattcatttttcattgtAGAAAACACCAAATAAATTACTAAGTCTTATACTTTATTTCGTAATGAAAGCTAACGATTTTGATTAAACCCTGTAAACCCTGTAAAACTGGATAATatcatatgtaaaatatatccATGCTAATGTGGATATTGTTGTACCTAActtgaaattgatattttaattacatttttagtTAATATCATGGCTTGGGATCTGCCAGAGGAATGCGATGATTTCATGAATTGGCAAGACCTTGACGACACTAATAACGAACTGCAGGACGAATTTAAAGCTTTTGTAGATGAACAAACTGTTAACTACTGTTATCATAAATTGAAAGACAGGTACGAATCTTTCAGGCATAAGCAGCGTTATAACGACATTCATGATAAATTACATGAAGATTACGAAGTCTTCAATGATAAGCCAAAAAAATACGACTACAACTATCAGTTGCGAGAGGAACTGGAGGCTTTCATAGATGGGCAAAATGATTCCGACTGGGTTGATGAATTGCAAATGGAGGAATATGAAGTTTTCTGGGATGAGCAAGATGATTATGAAGGTTATGGTAATTCACAGGATGAATGGCAAGATGATTGCGACCTTTATGATGAATTGCAAGACGGGTACGAATCATCTAACGATGAAGAGTATTGTTGGAATGGTTGGTCTGATTTGCATGGTTGGTGTTAGGTATTTTATGATGGTGGTTACGAAGCAAGATGAGCAAGGAACCGTGaccattatgaaaaatttcaGGACCCTTTAGACGCTTAAAACGACAGTCTTAATAAATAATTAAGACCTGTAAGAAAATTACAATCACTACGGCAATAGAGATTGCGATTTTGACTTTTATGAATTTAAGTAAGGAAATATAGGTGTAAAGAATCGAGGAAACTTTTTTAACAAGCTTTGAGAAAAATAAAGTATGAATGGAAAAAGATTacgaaaaaaaaacgaataagTAATCTCCTTCTTGAAACGTATAAAAGATTTTTATCCGTGTTATTGCTATAATTTTGGAAACACTTATTGTAGTTTTATCAGTTTAACATAGCGCCAAATCCTGCTCACATTTATTTCAAACGACTGTAATTTACGGTAA
The sequence above is a segment of the Mercenaria mercenaria strain notata chromosome 3, MADL_Memer_1, whole genome shotgun sequence genome. Coding sequences within it:
- the LOC128555740 gene encoding uncharacterized protein LOC128555740 isoform X2, which translates into the protein MAWDLPEECDDFMNWQDLDDTNNELQDEFKAFVDEQTVNYCYHKLKDRYESFRHKQRYNDIHDKLHEDYEVFNDKPKKYDYNYQLREELEAFIDGQNDSDWVDELQMEEYEVFWDEQDDYEGYGNSQDEWQDDCDLYDELQDGYESSNDEEYCWNGWSDLHGWC